Proteins encoded within one genomic window of Spirulina major PCC 6313:
- the pgsA gene encoding CDP-diacylglycerol--glycerol-3-phosphate 3-phosphatidyltransferase, with product MNLPTWITVSRLAGVPFLLYWLYIPTASHRWWAVGVFLLAAGTDWLDGYLARRLNQVTDLGKFLDPLVDKLLVLAPLLSLVAMGLIPAWGVFLILGRELAIAGWRVNQTQISGANLWGKAKTVVQIIAIALLIAPLPAPWPIIAQLIFWIAVLLTLISGAIYLWPRPSTDPSP from the coding sequence TTGAATCTACCCACTTGGATCACTGTTTCTCGCCTCGCTGGTGTGCCGTTTCTGCTCTACTGGCTCTATATTCCCACGGCCTCCCATCGCTGGTGGGCGGTGGGGGTGTTTCTCCTCGCCGCTGGTACAGATTGGCTCGATGGCTATCTCGCCCGTCGCCTCAACCAAGTGACAGATTTGGGGAAATTTCTTGATCCCCTGGTGGATAAGCTCTTGGTGTTGGCTCCCCTGTTGAGTTTGGTGGCAATGGGGTTGATTCCAGCCTGGGGAGTGTTTTTGATTTTGGGGCGAGAATTAGCGATCGCCGGTTGGCGCGTCAATCAAACCCAAATTTCCGGGGCGAATCTTTGGGGCAAGGCGAAAACCGTGGTGCAGATTATCGCGATCGCCCTGCTGATCGCCCCCTTACCCGCCCCCTGGCCCATCATTGCCCAACTCATTTTTTGGATCGCCGTTCTCCTCACCCTGATCTCTGGCGCGATCTATCTCTGGCCGCGTCCTAGCACCGACCCTTCCCCCTAA
- a CDS encoding histidine phosphatase family protein produces the protein MPQTVWIARHGNRIDFVNPDWFLTAERRYDPHLSGDGIVQAQELAQRLRSEPIDRILVSPFFRAIQTAHEIAQVINLPLYIEPGLSEWLNSEWMTAMPETRTMDELTAQFSEIDPTYPPCLLPTFPETQDQLIERAGEAARRIVARFPTENLLLVGHGASVVGASWGLLSDRPKIHASLCCLVQLERQDSPWQLIHDGSDVSHLTHPQTQVRLV, from the coding sequence ATGCCCCAAACTGTTTGGATTGCCCGTCACGGAAATCGGATTGATTTCGTCAATCCGGACTGGTTTCTCACCGCTGAACGCCGCTACGACCCACACCTTTCCGGCGATGGCATCGTCCAAGCCCAAGAACTCGCCCAACGACTGCGATCAGAACCCATCGATCGCATTCTCGTTTCACCCTTCTTCCGCGCCATCCAAACCGCCCACGAAATCGCCCAGGTGATTAACTTACCCCTCTACATCGAACCCGGCCTAAGCGAATGGCTCAATTCGGAATGGATGACCGCCATGCCCGAAACCCGCACCATGGACGAGTTAACCGCCCAATTCTCCGAAATTGACCCCACCTATCCCCCCTGTCTCCTCCCTACCTTTCCCGAAACCCAAGACCAACTCATCGAACGGGCAGGCGAAGCGGCGCGGCGCATCGTGGCACGGTTCCCGACGGAAAATCTGCTCCTGGTGGGCCATGGTGCATCGGTGGTGGGTGCGTCCTGGGGGTTATTGAGCGATCGCCCCAAGATTCACGCCTCTCTTTGTTGTTTAGTGCAGTTGGAGCGACAGGATTCCCCATGGCAGTTAATTCACGACGGCAGCGACGTGAGCCACCTCACCCATCCTCAAACCCAAGTTCGCCTCGTTTAG
- a CDS encoding DnaJ C-terminal domain-containing protein — protein MTKMQNFRNYYEILEIETQATPEDIKRAFRRLARRYHPDMNPGDKVAEDKFKDINEAYEVLSDGGRRSQYDQFTRFVQTGTKRKPSRGASNGQDPNAYTDFNRFVEDLLTQERNTSSARMDANTPEAYRQRRTKTERPAGQPRPERPPTSAPRTQTRRPEPRPEPRPEPRQRPRDVEANLSIPLEKAFTGGRERIRLDDGRSLEVDMPAGMIDGQKIRLRNQGINGGNLYLKITVDPHDRFSLRDRDVLCTVPVTPSEAILGGLVEVPTLDGLVKMNVPKGVRSGQKLRLANKGFPLEDSDKRGDQIVEIQILIPPNVSPEEEALYAQIREIETFKPRHDFVAS, from the coding sequence ATGACAAAAATGCAGAACTTTCGCAACTACTACGAGATTCTGGAAATTGAAACCCAGGCGACACCGGAGGACATTAAGCGGGCATTTCGGCGGTTGGCGCGGCGTTATCACCCGGATATGAATCCAGGGGATAAGGTCGCCGAGGATAAGTTTAAGGACATTAACGAAGCCTACGAGGTGCTGTCCGATGGGGGACGGCGATCGCAATACGACCAGTTCACCCGTTTTGTCCAAACCGGCACGAAGCGCAAACCCAGCCGGGGCGCAAGTAATGGCCAAGACCCCAACGCCTACACGGATTTTAACCGCTTTGTTGAAGACCTCCTCACCCAAGAGCGCAACACCAGCAGCGCTCGCATGGATGCAAATACCCCCGAAGCCTACCGCCAGCGACGCACCAAAACCGAACGCCCCGCCGGGCAACCCCGCCCGGAACGCCCCCCCACCAGCGCACCTCGTACCCAAACCCGCCGCCCGGAACCTCGTCCGGAACCCCGCCCCGAACCCCGCCAACGTCCCCGCGATGTGGAGGCAAATCTCTCCATTCCCTTAGAAAAGGCGTTTACCGGGGGGCGGGAACGGATTCGCCTCGATGATGGGCGATCGCTGGAGGTGGATATGCCCGCCGGAATGATTGACGGCCAAAAAATCCGCCTCCGCAACCAGGGCATCAACGGCGGCAATTTATATCTCAAAATCACCGTCGATCCCCACGATCGCTTTTCCCTGCGCGATCGCGATGTGCTCTGTACCGTACCCGTAACGCCCAGTGAGGCAATTTTAGGGGGATTGGTGGAAGTACCGACCCTCGATGGGTTGGTGAAAATGAATGTGCCAAAGGGGGTGCGATCGGGTCAAAAATTGCGCCTGGCCAATAAAGGTTTCCCCCTCGAAGACAGCGACAAACGGGGCGATCAAATCGTCGAAATCCAAATCCTGATTCCCCCCAACGTCTCCCCGGAAGAGGAAGCCCTCTACGCCCAGATCCGCGAGATTGAAACCTTCAAGCCCCGCCATGATTTCGTCGCATCGTGA
- the dnaK gene encoding molecular chaperone DnaK: protein MGRVVGIDLGTTNSVVAVMEGGKPLVIANAEGMRTTPSVVGFNKDGELVVGQMARRQAVLNPKNTFYALKRFIGRTYGELTTESRRVAYTVRRDENGNVRIPCPRLRQDFAAEELSAKILRKLVEDAERYLGEPVTGAVITVPAYFNDSQRQATRDAGKIAGLDVLRIINEPTAASLAYGLDRQDNQTIMVFDLGGGTFDVSILEVGDGVFEVRATSGDTQLGGNDFDRRIVDWLAERFLEQEGIDLRKSDRQAFQRLTEAAEKAKIELSGVASTEINLPFITATDDGPKHIETTLNRADFEELCGDLLSRIRRPIKRAIKDAGLSPRQIDEIVLVGGSTRMPMVQDLVRMLIDREPNQNVNPDEVVAVGAAVQAGILSGVVKDVLLLDVTPLSLGLESISGAMKKLIPRNTTIPVRRSEIFSTGENNQTVVEVHILQGEREMSQDNKSLGRFKLAGIPPAPRGVPQIQVAFDIDANGILQVTAMDKTTGREQSIVVQEASTLNQGEVDRMLQEAEQFAQQDRERRERVEKRNRAKALVDQSQRRLREIVLDFGTQFASYYRRQIDALIQDLEAALAKDDERAIDRTYADLQDALYELNREVRMQYEDEEDDGFFGSVKRTFSGDKKARDPYRDPYRPAPYAPPYGAPNNPYDTNPYDFDDPYGAPPPRRGARSPYDAPAPPPPRSAPPPYDDPRGSRRPPDRRSTDGRDWNRPSNSRPPSDRARSRPSYDDWDDDDDWF from the coding sequence ATGGGAAGAGTAGTCGGCATCGATTTGGGAACCACAAACTCCGTCGTTGCAGTGATGGAAGGCGGTAAACCGCTGGTTATTGCCAACGCGGAAGGGATGCGTACCACCCCGTCTGTTGTCGGATTTAATAAGGACGGGGAACTTGTGGTCGGGCAGATGGCCCGGCGGCAAGCGGTTCTCAATCCGAAAAACACATTCTATGCCCTCAAACGTTTCATCGGGCGCACCTACGGCGAACTCACCACCGAATCCCGCCGCGTCGCCTACACCGTGCGCCGCGATGAGAATGGCAATGTGCGGATTCCCTGCCCCCGGCTGCGGCAGGATTTTGCGGCGGAAGAATTGTCGGCGAAGATTTTGCGCAAACTCGTCGAAGATGCCGAGCGGTATTTAGGTGAACCCGTGACCGGAGCGGTGATCACTGTACCGGCTTACTTTAACGATTCCCAACGCCAAGCCACCCGCGACGCGGGCAAAATTGCCGGCCTCGATGTGCTGCGGATTATTAATGAACCCACGGCGGCATCGTTGGCCTATGGGTTAGATCGTCAGGATAATCAGACGATTATGGTGTTTGACTTGGGGGGCGGCACCTTTGATGTGTCGATCCTTGAAGTGGGGGATGGGGTGTTTGAGGTGCGGGCCACCAGTGGCGATACGCAACTGGGGGGGAATGATTTTGATCGGCGGATTGTGGATTGGTTGGCTGAACGGTTTTTAGAGCAGGAGGGGATTGATCTGCGCAAGAGCGATCGCCAAGCCTTCCAACGCCTCACCGAAGCCGCTGAAAAAGCCAAAATCGAACTCTCCGGCGTGGCCAGCACCGAAATTAACCTCCCCTTCATCACCGCCACCGATGACGGCCCGAAACATATCGAAACGACTCTGAATCGCGCCGACTTTGAAGAACTCTGCGGCGATCTCCTCAGCCGGATTCGGCGACCGATTAAACGGGCGATTAAAGATGCGGGCCTGAGTCCGCGCCAAATTGACGAAATCGTTTTAGTGGGCGGTTCGACGCGGATGCCGATGGTGCAAGACCTGGTGCGGATGTTGATCGATCGCGAACCCAACCAAAACGTCAACCCCGATGAAGTGGTAGCCGTGGGGGCAGCGGTGCAGGCGGGGATTCTCTCCGGCGTGGTGAAAGATGTGCTGCTGCTTGATGTCACACCCCTGTCCTTGGGTTTGGAAAGCATTAGTGGCGCGATGAAAAAGTTAATCCCGCGCAATACAACGATTCCGGTGCGGCGATCGGAAATTTTCTCCACGGGGGAAAACAATCAAACCGTGGTAGAAGTCCACATCCTCCAAGGGGAGCGGGAAATGTCCCAGGATAATAAATCCCTCGGTCGGTTTAAGCTGGCGGGGATTCCTCCCGCGCCGCGTGGTGTGCCGCAAATTCAGGTGGCGTTTGATATTGATGCCAACGGAATTTTGCAGGTGACGGCCATGGATAAAACCACGGGCCGCGAGCAAAGTATTGTGGTGCAGGAAGCCTCTACCCTGAATCAAGGGGAAGTGGATCGGATGTTGCAAGAGGCCGAACAGTTTGCCCAGCAAGACCGGGAACGCCGCGAACGGGTGGAAAAACGCAACCGGGCTAAGGCCTTGGTGGATCAATCTCAACGCCGTTTGCGGGAAATTGTCCTCGATTTCGGCACGCAGTTCGCGAGTTATTATCGCCGTCAGATTGATGCCTTGATTCAGGATCTTGAAGCGGCGTTAGCGAAGGATGATGAACGGGCGATCGATCGCACCTATGCCGATCTTCAAGACGCGCTCTATGAGTTGAATCGGGAAGTGCGGATGCAGTACGAAGATGAAGAGGATGATGGTTTTTTTGGCTCGGTGAAGCGCACGTTTTCCGGCGATAAGAAAGCCCGCGATCCCTATCGCGATCCCTATCGCCCGGCTCCCTACGCGCCGCCCTACGGTGCGCCGAATAATCCCTACGATACGAATCCCTACGATTTTGATGATCCCTACGGTGCGCCGCCGCCGCGTCGGGGAGCGCGATCGCCCTACGATGCCCCCGCTCCACCGCCGCCGCGTTCGGCCCCACCACCCTACGATGATCCCCGTGGCTCCCGTCGCCCGCCGGATCGACGCAGCACCGACGGGCGCGACTGGAACCGCCCCAGCAATAGCCGCCCACCGAGCGATCGCGCTCGGTCTCGGCCCAGCTACGATGATTGGGATGATGATGATGACTGGTTCTAA
- the rpsP gene encoding 30S ribosomal protein S16 has product MIKIRLKRYGKKREVSYRIVAMDSRTRRDGRPLEELGFYNPRTDETRLDVPAIVTRLKQGAQPTETVRDLLTKAQVFEQLKNA; this is encoded by the coding sequence ATGATCAAAATTCGCCTCAAACGGTACGGTAAAAAGCGTGAAGTCAGCTATCGGATCGTGGCTATGGACAGCCGCACCCGTCGTGATGGTCGTCCCCTCGAAGAATTAGGCTTCTACAATCCTCGCACCGACGAAACCCGCCTTGATGTTCCGGCCATTGTCACCCGCCTCAAGCAAGGAGCACAACCGACGGAAACCGTGCGGGATTTGTTGACCAAAGCTCAAGTGTTTGAACAACTCAAAAATGCCTAA
- a CDS encoding KH domain-containing protein, giving the protein MSESINLERSYPDYGELVRFLIEPLLDTPDALRINCEYVRGNLGVLVRVAFEEADHGRVFGRGGRNIEAIRTVLAATAQNAGQTARLEVFGKPPEPVSQTDSRPAGRSRQRSSNRSTPKPSLPRPSRPRRNG; this is encoded by the coding sequence ATGTCTGAGTCGATCAATCTCGAACGCTCGTATCCCGACTATGGTGAGTTGGTGCGGTTTTTGATTGAACCCTTGCTCGATACCCCCGATGCGCTGCGGATTAATTGTGAATATGTTCGTGGGAATTTGGGTGTTTTGGTGCGCGTTGCCTTTGAAGAGGCGGATCATGGGCGGGTATTCGGACGCGGGGGACGCAACATCGAAGCCATCCGTACCGTCCTAGCGGCCACTGCTCAAAATGCGGGACAAACGGCTCGTCTCGAAGTTTTCGGGAAGCCACCGGAACCCGTCAGCCAGACGGATTCGCGTCCGGCGGGGCGATCGCGCCAACGCAGTAGCAACCGCTCAACGCCCAAGCCGTCCCTGCCACGTCCGTCTCGCCCTCGCCGTAATGGATAA
- a CDS encoding PhoH family protein: MITETIEFPNPETAIAFAGIGEAHLKLLSRQTGVTAVLRGQALMMTGQPKAVERCRQVVRSLQPLWDEGQTIGEPDILTAFHAVDTQRSDDYRDLQKNILAVTRRGESIRAKTFRQRQYINAIQSHSVTFCIGPAGTGKTFLAAVLAVKALLNDDCERILLTRPAVEAGEKLGFLPGDLQQKVDPFLRPLYDALYEFIDPEKIPDLMERGKIEVAPLAYMRGRTLKNAFVIVDEAQNTTPAQLKMVLTRLGYGSRMVVTGDITQTDLANQQDSGLVVAQRILKAVEGIAFCQLSAADVVRHPLVQRIVAAYEQYEKR, from the coding sequence GTGATCACGGAAACGATCGAGTTCCCTAACCCTGAGACGGCGATCGCCTTCGCGGGCATTGGTGAAGCCCATTTAAAATTGCTCTCGCGCCAGACGGGTGTAACCGCTGTGTTGCGGGGGCAAGCCTTGATGATGACGGGACAACCGAAAGCCGTGGAACGGTGTCGGCAGGTGGTGCGATCGCTGCAACCCCTCTGGGACGAAGGGCAAACCATCGGCGAGCCGGATATTTTAACCGCTTTTCATGCCGTCGATACCCAGCGCAGCGATGACTACCGCGACCTGCAAAAAAACATCCTCGCCGTCACCCGTCGCGGCGAATCGATCCGCGCCAAAACCTTCCGCCAACGCCAATACATCAACGCCATCCAATCCCACAGCGTCACCTTTTGCATCGGCCCTGCCGGAACCGGAAAAACCTTCCTGGCGGCAGTGCTGGCGGTGAAAGCCTTACTCAATGATGATTGTGAGCGGATCTTGCTCACCCGTCCCGCCGTGGAAGCCGGGGAAAAACTGGGCTTTTTACCGGGGGACTTGCAGCAAAAAGTTGATCCGTTTTTGCGCCCTCTCTACGATGCCCTCTACGAATTTATCGACCCGGAAAAAATCCCCGACTTGATGGAGCGGGGCAAAATCGAAGTGGCTCCCCTGGCCTATATGCGGGGACGCACCTTAAAAAATGCCTTTGTGATTGTGGATGAAGCCCAAAACACCACGCCAGCCCAGTTAAAAATGGTGTTGACGCGCTTAGGCTACGGGTCGCGAATGGTGGTCACGGGCGATATTACCCAAACCGATTTAGCCAATCAGCAGGATTCGGGTTTGGTGGTGGCGCAACGGATTTTAAAAGCGGTGGAGGGGATCGCATTTTGCCAACTTTCGGCGGCGGATGTGGTGCGCCATCCTTTGGTGCAGCGGATTGTGGCAGCCTACGAACAGTACGAAAAACGGTGA
- the aroQ gene encoding type II 3-dehydroquinate dehydratase yields MAHHPNTPFKLLVLHGPNLNLLGRREPGVYGTVTLDEINAALATDAAELGATVDCLQSNHEGVLVDRIHDAWGDIDGVIINAGAYTHTSVAIRDAIAGVQIPTVEVHLSNIYQREPFRHHSYLAPVVLGQISGFGAMSYRLGLRAIVAHLQALNA; encoded by the coding sequence ATGGCACACCACCCGAATACTCCGTTTAAACTCCTGGTTTTGCACGGTCCCAATCTCAATCTATTGGGCCGTCGTGAGCCAGGAGTTTATGGTACAGTCACCCTCGACGAAATTAACGCCGCCCTAGCCACGGATGCGGCGGAGTTGGGGGCAACGGTGGATTGCCTGCAATCCAATCATGAAGGGGTCTTGGTGGATCGGATTCATGATGCTTGGGGGGATATCGATGGCGTGATTATTAATGCCGGAGCTTATACGCATACGAGTGTTGCGATCCGTGATGCGATCGCCGGGGTGCAGATTCCCACGGTGGAAGTCCATCTCAGTAATATTTACCAGCGCGAACCCTTTCGCCACCATTCCTATCTCGCGCCGGTGGTGCTTGGGCAGATTAGCGGCTTTGGGGCGATGAGCTATCGCCTCGGTTTGCGGGCGATCGTGGCCCATCTTCAGGCCCTCAATGCTTAG
- the ggt gene encoding gamma-glutamyltransferase gives MGKTRGGVAAGHPQTAAAAMTVFEAGGNAFDAIAAAMLASFVTEPTLTSAAGGGFLLAHCGDRPPILYDFFTQTPREKRPVADLDFYPVDVNFGDAVQSFHVGLGAMATPGNLAGVWTVQQELGRLPFGVVAEPAIAYARDGVPLSDFQEFCINTVLAPILLERAESRRIYAPTGRLVRYGEQLVHREFAHTLAAIVSEGIDLFYRGAIADQLVADCQTHGGYLTHADLAHYQVIKRQPLRINYRGQTLLTNPPPSSGGALMAFTLQLLATAGLDTLPWGSETHLRALIRAMQLTNQARTDGYDDRIHDPTIAAEFLGADHFAPYQAALAAGLNRWGSTTHISVMDEWGNAASATTSNGEGSGYMIPGTGIMVNNMLGEADLNPQGFHAWASDRRMSSMMAPTMILTDGQPTQVFGSGGSNRIRTVLTQIVTNLVDFGDDLRTAIARPRLHWESGTLNLEPGLGEGLELSDRYTDHQLHWQAQNMFFGGVHGVERLPSGEFAGAGDDRRGGAFLP, from the coding sequence ATGGGAAAAACACGGGGCGGAGTAGCAGCCGGACATCCACAGACCGCAGCGGCGGCGATGACGGTGTTTGAGGCGGGGGGGAATGCATTTGATGCGATCGCAGCGGCCATGCTCGCCTCCTTTGTCACAGAACCCACCCTCACTTCAGCGGCGGGGGGCGGGTTTTTGTTGGCTCATTGTGGCGATCGCCCCCCCATCCTCTACGACTTTTTCACCCAAACCCCCCGCGAAAAACGACCCGTGGCGGACTTGGATTTTTACCCCGTTGATGTGAATTTTGGCGATGCGGTGCAGTCGTTTCATGTGGGCCTAGGGGCGATGGCCACACCGGGAAATTTAGCGGGGGTGTGGACGGTGCAACAGGAGTTGGGGCGGTTGCCCTTTGGGGTGGTGGCTGAACCGGCGATCGCCTACGCCCGTGATGGTGTACCCCTCAGTGATTTTCAAGAATTTTGCATCAATACCGTCCTCGCGCCGATTTTACTCGAACGGGCCGAATCCCGCCGCATCTATGCGCCTACGGGTCGCCTCGTGCGCTACGGTGAACAGCTTGTGCATCGAGAGTTTGCCCACACCTTAGCAGCGATCGTGAGTGAGGGGATTGATCTGTTTTATCGGGGGGCGATCGCCGATCAACTGGTGGCCGACTGTCAAACCCACGGCGGTTATCTCACCCATGCCGACCTCGCCCATTACCAAGTGATCAAACGGCAACCCTTACGCATTAACTATCGCGGTCAAACCCTTCTCACCAACCCGCCCCCCAGTTCCGGCGGCGCGTTAATGGCCTTTACCCTCCAACTCCTGGCCACCGCAGGCTTAGACACCCTGCCCTGGGGCAGCGAAACCCATCTCCGCGCCCTGATTCGCGCCATGCAACTCACCAACCAAGCCCGCACCGATGGCTACGACGATCGCATCCATGACCCCACCATCGCCGCTGAGTTCCTGGGCGCGGATCACTTCGCCCCCTATCAAGCCGCCCTCGCCGCCGGGTTAAACCGCTGGGGCAGCACCACCCACATCAGCGTCATGGATGAATGGGGCAACGCTGCCAGCGCCACTACCTCCAACGGCGAAGGCTCCGGCTACATGATTCCGGGGACGGGGATTATGGTCAACAATATGCTCGGCGAAGCGGATCTCAACCCCCAGGGGTTCCATGCTTGGGCAAGCGATCGCCGCATGTCTTCGATGATGGCCCCAACGATGATCCTCACCGATGGTCAGCCCACCCAGGTTTTTGGTTCCGGGGGGTCGAACCGGATTCGCACGGTACTCACGCAGATCGTGACGAATTTGGTGGACTTTGGGGATGATCTCAGGACCGCCATTGCTCGCCCGCGTTTGCATTGGGAAAGCGGCACATTGAACCTCGAACCGGGCTTAGGCGAAGGGCTGGAGTTGAGCGATCGCTACACCGATCATCAACTGCATTGGCAAGCCCAAAATATGTTTTTTGGGGGGGTGCATGGGGTGGAACGCCTCCCCAGTGGCGAGTTTGCCGGGGCCGGGGACGATCGCAGAGGCGGCGCATTTTTGCCCTAA